A window of Prolixibacter sp. SD074 contains these coding sequences:
- a CDS encoding SusF/SusE family outer membrane protein encodes MKRKSIYMMIASFVTAAIVFAACTKDMSEVRLESKLTTTEKMDVTSDSATVVGFIVSEGQGFTEKGIVYSKDSLPTVDDNKAVYSGNEKTAAFTVKIGGLDYATKYYARAYGITSSGTIYGEQLTFTTLPVVPTVTTADITDVTGNSAKGGGEVTVSGGADVTARGVCFSTEHNPTLSNSFTTDGDSLGTFTSSLENLKGNMAYYVRAYATNSAGTGYGPEVTFKTLVDLPVVTTTAVTEITKVSAVSGGNVTYNGGADVTAKGLVWSETENPTITDNVIDGGTGTGAFTSNLSGLTLYTTYHVRAYATNSAGTAYGDDIAFTTLADITQMWVVGAYNGWDNSDAAEYIISTPTSGGVAEGYVYLTQGGIKLVTDHSWDDPHTFGDDGSGTNTLTNPGSDITIPADGYYLIKANLGDMSYSVTMTDWGVIGSATPNGWNDETALSYDQTSKTWRGVVHFVAGEYKFRANHSWDYNYGSDNADGTLQAGGANIAVDTESDYAIQLDLSHPNEYTYSVNRWGLIGSATPDGWNSDQNMTWDAVNDVFTITLDLTAGEAKFRANDDWLVDYGGDLNALTPGGANFVIDSDGNYTITFDPWGLTATITKN; translated from the coding sequence ATGAAAAGAAAATCAATTTATATGATGATAGCATCCTTTGTTACAGCGGCAATCGTTTTTGCCGCCTGTACAAAGGATATGTCGGAGGTGCGTTTGGAGTCCAAGCTCACCACGACGGAGAAAATGGACGTCACTTCTGATTCGGCAACGGTTGTTGGATTTATCGTGTCGGAAGGACAGGGATTCACTGAAAAGGGGATTGTCTATAGTAAAGACTCCCTTCCCACAGTCGACGATAACAAGGCGGTTTATTCCGGTAACGAGAAAACAGCGGCCTTCACCGTGAAAATTGGTGGCCTGGACTATGCGACTAAATACTATGCAAGGGCATATGGTATTACTTCTTCCGGAACAATTTATGGTGAGCAGCTGACATTTACTACTTTGCCGGTTGTTCCGACGGTAACTACGGCTGACATTACCGATGTCACGGGTAATTCAGCGAAGGGAGGCGGCGAAGTGACTGTGTCCGGAGGTGCTGACGTTACTGCCCGGGGGGTATGTTTCAGTACAGAACATAATCCAACCCTTTCTAACAGCTTCACCACCGATGGTGATAGCCTGGGTACTTTTACCAGTAGTCTGGAAAACCTGAAAGGGAACATGGCTTACTATGTCCGTGCTTATGCTACCAACAGTGCAGGTACTGGTTATGGCCCCGAGGTGACGTTTAAGACTCTCGTGGATTTGCCAGTTGTCACTACAACTGCAGTTACTGAGATAACAAAAGTTTCTGCTGTGTCAGGAGGTAATGTTACCTATAATGGTGGAGCGGACGTAACTGCCAAAGGACTTGTTTGGAGTGAAACTGAGAATCCAACTATCACTGATAACGTGATTGACGGAGGCACAGGTACCGGTGCATTTACCAGTAATCTTTCCGGGCTGACATTGTATACTACTTATCATGTTCGTGCTTACGCAACGAATAGTGCAGGAACCGCTTACGGTGATGATATTGCCTTCACTACACTGGCCGATATTACCCAAATGTGGGTAGTCGGAGCTTATAATGGTTGGGATAACAGCGATGCTGCGGAATATATTATTTCAACGCCTACTAGTGGTGGAGTCGCTGAAGGCTATGTTTACCTGACCCAGGGAGGAATTAAGCTTGTGACAGATCACAGCTGGGACGATCCTCATACTTTTGGTGATGACGGATCCGGAACCAATACCTTAACCAATCCGGGAAGTGATATTACCATTCCTGCTGATGGATATTACCTGATCAAAGCCAACCTTGGTGATATGTCTTACTCTGTTACCATGACCGATTGGGGTGTTATTGGTAGTGCAACCCCGAACGGCTGGAATGATGAGACCGCACTTTCTTATGATCAAACCTCAAAAACATGGAGAGGTGTGGTTCACTTCGTTGCCGGAGAGTATAAGTTCAGAGCTAATCACAGTTGGGATTACAACTACGGAAGCGACAATGCGGACGGCACATTGCAAGCGGGCGGAGCCAACATCGCAGTGGATACTGAATCGGATTATGCCATTCAGTTGGATCTTAGCCATCCGAACGAATACACTTACAGCGTAAACCGTTGGGGACTTATTGGTAGTGCTACTCCTGACGGATGGAATTCCGATCAGAATATGACCTGGGATGCTGTGAATGATGTATTCACGATTACGCTTGATTTGACTGCCGGAGAAGCTAAATTCCGTGCAAATGATGATTGGCTGGTGGATTATGGTGGCGACCTTAATGCTCTGACTCCAGGTGGCGCTAACTTCGTTATTGATTCAGACGGTAATTATACCATTACATTTGATCCATGGGGATTAACAGCAACGATAACGAAAAACTAA
- a CDS encoding SusE domain-containing protein, with the protein MNKHLKILLVFIGLIGLFTSCDNDGMKVVMLDNPIAPTLTTVPDLTLQRSAGNDTLTFSGTPVDPGFQASANYFLEACASGKNFADPITLISGTSPDVMKIKVSDLNTILLRSFKGDVATSVDLRLRANLVVDAGTGAIGTSSKPLTYSSEIKTVDVTPYGLPRLDLIGLGTTQKIQSVLGDGVYTGYVSLTASDLFTLNDPDAATNYGDNGSNNGKLKVDGDAITSPGDGWYQLDADINNLTYALQPYNVGVVGAFTDWGGQPDHMMAYNTDKGYWYIDIDLPAGPMKFRLNSDWSVNWGPGADTDLPADGGTLALPDGNGNIIITSAGNYTIHLTLNGSSGSVTFIKN; encoded by the coding sequence ATGAATAAGCATTTAAAAATATTATTGGTCTTCATTGGATTGATCGGACTTTTTACCTCGTGTGACAACGACGGCATGAAAGTGGTAATGCTGGACAATCCAATTGCACCAACGCTAACAACGGTGCCCGACCTGACCCTTCAGCGGTCGGCAGGTAATGATACGCTGACATTTAGTGGGACCCCTGTTGACCCGGGTTTCCAGGCTTCAGCTAACTATTTTCTCGAAGCTTGTGCCAGCGGAAAAAACTTTGCTGATCCAATTACTTTGATTTCTGGCACTAGTCCTGATGTAATGAAGATCAAGGTTAGTGATTTAAACACAATTCTTCTCAGATCATTCAAGGGAGATGTAGCGACATCAGTTGATTTGAGATTGCGTGCTAATCTGGTGGTAGACGCCGGTACCGGAGCTATAGGTACGAGCTCAAAGCCATTAACCTACAGTTCTGAAATCAAAACGGTGGATGTGACCCCTTATGGTTTGCCCCGTTTGGATTTGATAGGTTTGGGCACGACCCAGAAGATTCAATCCGTGTTAGGTGATGGCGTTTACACTGGTTATGTAAGTCTGACTGCTAGCGATCTGTTTACACTGAATGATCCGGATGCAGCTACCAACTATGGTGACAACGGCAGCAATAATGGTAAACTGAAAGTTGATGGAGATGCTATCACTTCTCCGGGAGATGGATGGTATCAGTTGGATGCAGACATCAACAATCTTACTTATGCCCTTCAACCCTATAATGTTGGAGTCGTTGGTGCATTTACCGATTGGGGTGGTCAACCTGACCATATGATGGCCTACAATACAGATAAAGGATATTGGTATATCGACATTGACCTGCCTGCCGGCCCAATGAAATTCAGGCTGAACAGTGACTGGAGTGTCAACTGGGGACCTGGTGCAGATACTGACCTGCCAGCAGATGGCGGAACTTTGGCCTTACCTGATGGTAATGGTAACATTATTATCACATCTGCCGGAAACTACACCATCCATCTTACGTTGAATGGTAGTTCGGGTTCAGTTACTTTTATCAAGAATTAA
- a CDS encoding RagB/SusD family nutrient uptake outer membrane protein, giving the protein MKKIHIILGIFLSALLMQSCVNDLDVKPIDPNTIMAGNLGDDPVYMKQVLGKIYASFIVSGQSNDNADISASDANFFTTSRALWNLQEITTDEAICAWGDIGIADLNTQTWSPSNPFLTALYQRLSLSITYANDFISKTKDNTDPTVQRYTAEARFLRALAYYYQMDLFGNPPFTTEADGVGKFFPKQIKRADLFNYIVSELHAIEPTLGEPGFSYPEADKAADWMLLARVYLNAEVYTGQAKWDSCKIYSDKVINSGNYSLATDYRQNFSADNDGNHNPEMIFALEQDGVHTQGYVGTTFIIESSCDATYIPAEQYAGLTSNTNWNGNRARKDFLNVMVDTLATYGNTSVPASDTIFAQSPDHRVFLRQKRSINIPSPSSNGDFGVGVYKFTALNLDGSKPADYNPAFACTDFPIFRLADAYLMRAEALHRLGNDADAVKDVNVIRERAYGNTSGDITAGQLTDQFLLDERGREFYYEAQRRTDLIRFGQFTDGTYNWTWKGGSYAGISTDSHLNLFPIPGDEVSANTNIMQNPGY; this is encoded by the coding sequence ATGAAGAAAATACATATCATATTAGGAATATTTCTTTCCGCACTGCTGATGCAGTCATGCGTGAATGATTTGGATGTGAAGCCAATCGATCCCAATACGATTATGGCAGGAAACTTAGGTGACGATCCTGTCTATATGAAGCAAGTATTGGGGAAAATCTACGCCAGTTTTATCGTTTCTGGTCAGAGTAATGACAACGCTGATATCAGCGCGTCTGATGCTAACTTCTTCACCACTTCCCGGGCTCTTTGGAACCTGCAGGAAATTACCACCGACGAAGCAATTTGTGCCTGGGGTGATATCGGCATTGCCGACCTGAATACCCAGACCTGGAGCCCGAGTAACCCATTCCTTACCGCATTGTACCAACGATTGAGTTTGAGTATTACTTATGCCAACGATTTTATTAGCAAAACCAAAGATAATACCGATCCAACCGTACAACGCTATACGGCTGAAGCACGTTTCCTGCGAGCTTTAGCTTACTATTACCAGATGGACCTGTTTGGTAACCCGCCTTTTACAACCGAAGCCGACGGGGTTGGTAAATTCTTCCCTAAGCAGATCAAACGGGCTGATTTGTTCAATTACATTGTCTCTGAACTTCACGCTATCGAACCTACATTGGGTGAACCTGGATTTTCGTATCCTGAAGCGGATAAAGCGGCTGATTGGATGTTGCTGGCACGGGTTTACCTGAATGCAGAGGTTTACACAGGACAAGCCAAGTGGGACAGCTGTAAGATTTATAGCGATAAAGTAATCAACAGCGGTAACTATTCGCTGGCTACCGATTATCGCCAGAACTTTAGCGCTGACAATGATGGTAACCACAACCCGGAGATGATTTTTGCTCTTGAGCAGGATGGAGTCCATACACAGGGTTATGTGGGTACGACTTTCATTATCGAGTCAAGTTGTGATGCAACCTATATTCCTGCTGAGCAATATGCCGGATTAACTTCCAATACCAATTGGAACGGTAACAGAGCAAGGAAAGACTTCCTGAATGTTATGGTGGATACCCTGGCAACTTATGGTAATACCTCGGTTCCGGCTTCCGATACCATTTTCGCCCAATCACCCGATCATCGCGTATTCCTGAGACAGAAGAGGAGCATTAATATTCCAAGTCCTTCTTCCAATGGTGACTTTGGCGTGGGGGTTTATAAGTTCACGGCCCTTAATCTTGACGGTTCAAAACCGGCAGATTACAACCCGGCTTTTGCTTGTACCGACTTCCCCATTTTCCGTCTGGCAGATGCTTACCTGATGAGAGCGGAAGCTTTACATCGTTTGGGTAATGATGCAGATGCTGTTAAGGATGTTAATGTAATCCGCGAACGTGCATATGGTAACACCAGCGGAGATATAACGGCCGGACAGCTTACAGATCAGTTCCTGTTGGATGAGCGTGGACGTGAATTCTACTACGAGGCTCAGCGTCGTACCGATTTGATCCGTTTTGGTCAATTTACTGACGGTACTTATAACTGGACCTGGAAAGGTGGCTCCTACGCAGGTATCAGTACGGATAGCCATCTGAACCTCTTCCCAATTCCTGGAGATGAGGTATCAGCGAACACGAACATTATGCAAAATCCAGGTTACTAA
- a CDS encoding TonB-dependent receptor yields the protein MKFVFGKLHVLLLFSALLMANVSFAQEMTITGKVTDASTKEPLVGATVVIAGTTNGTTTDFDGNYRLNVTRGQSLVYSFIGYRSQTITISGQTTLNVALAVETKGLDEVVVIGYGQVKKSDATGSVVAVDSKDFNKGAITSPQDLLVGKSAGVVITPGGGAPGSGATIRIRGGSSLNASNDPLIIVDGVPLDNNTISGSGNFLSFINPNDIETFTVLKDASATAIYGSRASNGVILITTKKGKAGAPMKIAYDGNVSVATPEKYMDVYSGDEMRQIAANHMDLFGAENLSNLGQENTNWQKEIFRTTISHQHNLSLSGAVKWMPYRVSVGYTNQKGILENTGMKRMTAAINLNPSLLNGDLKFNVSAKGMNTDNNFGDTGAIGSAINMDPTQSVYDPTKTGSAGYYQWQNYGANLGTPNPVEQALAVNNKSNVKRFVGNVQVDYKLPFLPDMHANLNVATDYSKSEGHNNRPTTSPSTLTNPLWGRLSNYDGKNYNDLLDFYLNYKRDIKSINSKVDVTGGYSWQHFKHENFNYTRGIVDENHPYQKTDSTRTPTENYLVSFFGRLNYTLADKYLLTFTIRDDGSSRFAKGNRWGLFPSAAFAWKMKEESFLKNVNAISEMKLRLGWGITGQQDIGSDYPAQAKYILSNEGYYYQIGGEFLPTLRPDAYDPHIKWEETTTKNIGLDFGFLDNRIYGSVDVYNRVTDNLLNQVTIPGGSNFSNTLLTNVGSLENKGVEFSLNMVPISKKDMSLNIGFNLTYNKNKITKLLMTDDPSYIGILYGGGMTGQNQVTRVGHPAYSFFVNQQVYDNNGNPIEGLYVDRSGNGGTVSGDNNDKYIYHNPVPDYTMGLSLRFNYKNFDFSASSRANIGNYVYNMVQAGSSLDQMQQIGYWKNFPRSLNNTNFVKRQFSSDYFVQNASFFKLDNVSAGYQFDNLVDNLSARVSFTVQNVFTITNYDGIDPEVPYSGGTPGIDSNFYPRARTFTLGVNLTY from the coding sequence ATGAAGTTTGTCTTTGGAAAATTACATGTTTTGTTGCTGTTCTCAGCACTACTCATGGCAAACGTGTCATTTGCGCAAGAAATGACAATTACCGGTAAGGTCACAGACGCGTCCACCAAGGAGCCTTTGGTGGGAGCAACAGTTGTGATTGCCGGTACTACAAATGGTACAACAACCGACTTTGATGGTAATTACCGGCTAAATGTGACCAGGGGCCAGAGTCTGGTTTATTCGTTTATTGGTTACAGATCACAAACTATTACCATAAGTGGCCAAACTACACTTAACGTTGCCTTGGCCGTTGAAACCAAAGGCCTGGATGAAGTTGTTGTGATTGGTTATGGTCAAGTGAAGAAGAGCGATGCTACCGGTTCGGTAGTCGCTGTTGATTCGAAAGATTTCAATAAAGGGGCCATTACCTCTCCACAGGACCTGTTGGTAGGTAAAAGTGCTGGTGTGGTGATTACTCCCGGCGGCGGCGCTCCCGGAAGTGGTGCAACGATTCGTATTCGTGGGGGCTCTTCTTTGAATGCTTCCAATGATCCGTTGATTATTGTCGACGGCGTTCCACTGGATAATAATACAATTTCGGGTAGTGGCAACTTCCTGTCGTTCATTAACCCGAACGACATTGAGACTTTCACCGTGCTGAAAGATGCTTCGGCTACTGCTATTTATGGTTCACGTGCATCGAACGGTGTCATCCTGATTACCACGAAAAAAGGGAAAGCCGGCGCTCCGATGAAAATTGCCTACGATGGTAATGTATCGGTAGCGACTCCCGAAAAATATATGGATGTGTATTCGGGTGATGAAATGAGACAAATCGCTGCCAACCATATGGATTTGTTTGGTGCTGAGAACCTGAGTAACCTGGGACAGGAAAATACCAACTGGCAGAAAGAGATTTTCCGTACAACGATTTCTCATCAACACAACCTGAGTTTATCCGGTGCTGTAAAATGGATGCCTTATCGCGTATCGGTAGGTTATACCAACCAAAAAGGTATTCTGGAAAATACCGGGATGAAGCGAATGACAGCCGCCATCAACCTGAATCCTTCATTGCTGAATGGCGATTTGAAATTCAACGTTAGTGCAAAGGGGATGAATACCGATAATAATTTTGGTGATACCGGTGCCATTGGTTCAGCCATTAACATGGACCCGACCCAATCGGTTTACGACCCTACTAAAACAGGTTCGGCAGGTTATTATCAGTGGCAGAATTATGGAGCCAACCTGGGCACGCCTAACCCGGTGGAGCAGGCTTTGGCCGTCAATAATAAGTCGAATGTAAAACGTTTTGTCGGTAATGTTCAGGTAGACTACAAGCTGCCCTTCCTTCCTGATATGCATGCTAATTTGAATGTGGCAACGGATTATAGCAAAAGTGAGGGGCATAACAACCGTCCGACTACTTCTCCGTCCACTCTAACCAATCCTCTCTGGGGCAGGCTGAGTAACTATGATGGTAAAAACTACAACGACTTGCTTGATTTCTACCTGAACTACAAGAGGGACATTAAGTCAATTAACAGTAAAGTGGATGTAACAGGTGGTTATTCTTGGCAACACTTTAAGCATGAAAATTTCAACTATACACGTGGCATTGTTGACGAAAATCATCCTTACCAGAAAACTGATAGTACCAGAACTCCTACAGAAAACTACCTGGTATCTTTCTTCGGACGTTTGAACTATACCCTGGCTGATAAATATTTGTTGACCTTTACCATTCGTGATGATGGTTCTTCCCGTTTTGCCAAAGGGAATCGGTGGGGACTTTTCCCATCTGCTGCATTTGCCTGGAAAATGAAAGAGGAGTCATTCCTGAAAAATGTGAATGCGATTTCTGAAATGAAGCTGCGTTTAGGTTGGGGTATCACCGGTCAGCAGGATATCGGAAGCGATTACCCGGCCCAGGCAAAATATATATTGTCGAATGAGGGATATTACTATCAGATTGGTGGTGAGTTTCTCCCTACTTTGCGGCCGGATGCATATGATCCACACATCAAATGGGAAGAGACTACTACGAAAAACATCGGTCTTGATTTCGGTTTCCTTGATAACCGCATCTACGGTTCGGTTGATGTTTACAACCGTGTTACTGACAACTTGTTGAACCAGGTGACTATTCCCGGTGGCAGTAATTTCTCCAACACGTTGTTGACCAACGTCGGTAGCCTGGAAAATAAAGGAGTTGAATTCTCTCTCAACATGGTCCCGATTTCCAAAAAGGACATGTCGTTGAACATTGGATTCAACTTAACCTACAATAAAAACAAGATTACCAAATTGCTGATGACAGATGATCCTTCATATATTGGTATCTTGTATGGTGGTGGAATGACAGGTCAAAACCAGGTAACCCGCGTTGGACATCCAGCTTATTCATTCTTTGTGAACCAACAGGTGTACGATAACAACGGTAACCCAATTGAAGGATTGTACGTCGATCGTTCCGGTAATGGTGGTACGGTGAGTGGTGATAACAATGATAAATATATCTATCACAACCCGGTTCCGGATTATACCATGGGACTGTCGCTGCGTTTCAATTACAAGAATTTTGATTTCTCTGCTTCGTCAAGGGCAAACATTGGCAACTATGTTTACAACATGGTGCAGGCTGGTTCATCGCTGGATCAGATGCAGCAAATTGGGTACTGGAAGAACTTCCCAAGGTCCTTGAATAATACCAATTTTGTGAAGCGTCAGTTCTCAAGTGACTATTTCGTTCAGAATGCGTCATTCTTTAAATTGGATAATGTGAGTGCAGGTTACCAGTTTGACAACCTGGTTGACAACCTGAGTGCACGGGTAAGTTTTACCGTCCAGAATGTGTTTACCATTACCAATTACGATGGTATTGACCCAGAAGTACCTTACTCTGGTGGAACACCCGGAATTGACAGCAATTTCTATCCCAGGGCACGTACTTTTACGCTTGGTGTAAACCTGACTTATTAA
- a CDS encoding LacI family DNA-binding transcriptional regulator — MKGSQVTIKDIAKELGISASTVSRALKDHPDISVETKRMVNDLAKKLKYKPNAVALSLKCSHTNTIGVIIPEIVHYFFSSVISGVEDVAYDAGYNVMIFQSNEKYEREVTNAQALLSNRTEGVMVSVSKETHNFEHLHMLEDSGIPLVFFDRIATGFTSDKVIIDDHKAAYAATQHMIKTGCKRIAHLAAPQNLAIGEKRLEGYKDALRDGGLPYIEEYVYPADAVELAENAIEHLMHLPEPPDGLFANNDLTAIGAMKALQRREYRIPEDISVMGFSAGRFSDFTTPKLSSVDQHGYEMGAEATRILLKRIANPDYSYGETKVIDTNLVIRESTRPL, encoded by the coding sequence ATGAAGGGTAGCCAGGTAACCATTAAAGACATAGCAAAAGAATTAGGCATCTCTGCATCGACAGTTTCCAGGGCGCTGAAAGACCATCCGGATATCAGTGTGGAAACCAAGCGCATGGTGAACGATTTGGCTAAAAAACTAAAGTATAAGCCGAACGCTGTTGCCTTGTCGTTGAAGTGTAGCCACACCAATACCATAGGTGTTATCATTCCCGAAATCGTCCATTATTTCTTCTCGTCAGTTATTAGCGGGGTGGAAGATGTCGCCTACGATGCCGGGTACAACGTGATGATTTTCCAGTCGAACGAAAAGTATGAGCGTGAGGTAACCAATGCACAGGCCCTTCTGTCCAACCGTACCGAAGGTGTTATGGTTTCCGTTTCGAAGGAGACACACAACTTTGAGCATCTTCACATGCTGGAAGACAGTGGCATACCCTTGGTATTCTTTGACAGAATCGCCACCGGGTTCACCTCCGATAAAGTTATTATAGACGATCACAAGGCGGCCTACGCGGCAACGCAACATATGATTAAAACAGGATGTAAACGCATTGCACACCTGGCAGCGCCACAAAACCTGGCCATCGGCGAAAAAAGACTGGAAGGTTATAAGGATGCATTAAGGGATGGAGGCCTTCCTTATATCGAAGAATATGTCTATCCCGCCGACGCCGTGGAATTGGCCGAAAATGCCATTGAACACCTGATGCATCTGCCTGAGCCGCCTGACGGTTTATTTGCCAATAACGATTTAACGGCCATTGGAGCGATGAAAGCCCTCCAGCGTAGGGAATACAGGATCCCGGAAGATATCAGCGTCATGGGATTTTCTGCTGGCCGGTTCTCCGATTTTACCACTCCAAAATTAAGTTCGGTCGACCAGCATGGTTATGAAATGGGCGCAGAAGCCACTCGAATTTTATTGAAACGCATTGCCAATCCGGATTATAGCTATGGCGAAACCAAAGTCATCGATACCAACCTGGTTATTCGGGAATCGACACGCCCGCTGTAA
- a CDS encoding SLC45 family MFS transporter, whose protein sequence is MAKKPRLNFWQIWNVSFGFLGVQIGFSLQNANVSRILSNLGADLHSLSFFWLAAPLMGLIVQPIVGAASDRTWNRMGRRGPYIFGGALVATIAMWLMPNASALVAIIPPIIFGAMMFALMDGSFNITMQPFRALVADMVPEEQRTLGYSIQSFLINAGAVIGSVLPYFLTNILHVRNTAPSGEVPPSVIWSFYIGGSILLLSVLWTVFRTKEYPPEEYCEQNDLDYEVWQNAKTEKKSLLTNLKNFFELFAKMPKTMAQLAIVQFFSWFALYLMWVYTTPAVAQHVYGTPIGDSSSAAYQEAGNWVGILFGAYSLFAALFSIVMTKIASLIGRKPTYSLALALGGIGYISMYFFNTPNSLLISMVGIGIAWAAILAMPYSLLSEALPADKMGVYMGIFNFTIAGPQIISGIVGGTIVRDIFGNQAIYMMIICGVSMLLGAATVFFVKVKKHEVITIE, encoded by the coding sequence ATGGCAAAAAAACCACGCCTAAACTTTTGGCAGATCTGGAACGTAAGTTTCGGCTTTCTGGGGGTCCAAATCGGATTTTCCCTGCAAAATGCCAATGTCAGCCGTATTCTGTCAAATCTGGGCGCCGACTTGCATTCGCTTTCATTTTTCTGGCTGGCCGCTCCCCTGATGGGATTAATTGTCCAGCCCATTGTTGGCGCTGCAAGTGATCGCACATGGAACCGGATGGGAAGGCGCGGCCCATACATCTTTGGAGGTGCACTGGTAGCCACCATCGCTATGTGGCTCATGCCGAATGCATCGGCCTTGGTGGCCATCATTCCTCCCATTATTTTCGGGGCCATGATGTTCGCCCTGATGGATGGCTCCTTTAATATTACCATGCAACCTTTCCGGGCATTGGTCGCCGATATGGTACCAGAAGAACAGCGGACACTGGGTTATTCCATCCAGAGTTTTCTGATCAATGCAGGTGCAGTCATCGGTTCGGTATTACCCTATTTCCTGACCAACATTTTGCATGTGCGGAATACGGCTCCCAGCGGGGAAGTACCGCCTTCGGTTATCTGGTCGTTTTACATTGGCGGAAGTATCTTGTTGTTATCGGTCCTTTGGACCGTGTTCCGCACAAAGGAATACCCTCCGGAAGAGTATTGTGAGCAGAATGACCTGGATTACGAAGTATGGCAAAATGCTAAAACGGAAAAAAAATCGTTGCTCACGAACCTGAAAAACTTTTTTGAGCTTTTTGCTAAAATGCCTAAAACGATGGCTCAGTTAGCTATCGTTCAATTTTTCTCGTGGTTCGCCCTTTATTTAATGTGGGTTTACACCACTCCGGCAGTTGCCCAACATGTCTATGGAACGCCAATTGGAGATTCTTCATCAGCTGCTTACCAGGAAGCCGGAAACTGGGTTGGCATTTTGTTTGGGGCATACAGTCTTTTCGCCGCCCTGTTTTCCATTGTCATGACCAAAATCGCCAGCCTCATTGGAAGAAAACCAACCTATTCGCTTGCCCTGGCGCTGGGCGGAATAGGCTACATCTCCATGTATTTCTTCAACACACCAAATTCACTACTCATCTCAATGGTGGGTATTGGTATTGCCTGGGCAGCCATTCTGGCTATGCCTTACTCCCTGCTGTCCGAAGCACTTCCGGCTGATAAAATGGGTGTCTATATGGGAATATTCAATTTTACGATTGCCGGCCCGCAAATCATTTCCGGAATTGTTGGCGGTACAATCGTGCGCGACATTTTTGGCAACCAGGCCATTTACATGATGATCATCTGCGGAGTATCCATGTTACTGGGTGCCGCAACCGTATTTTTTGTAAAAGTGAAAAAACACGAAGTTATAACCATCGAATAA
- the pgmB gene encoding beta-phosphoglucomutase yields MTQIKACLFDLDGVVVDTAKYHFIAWRELAQELGFDFTEADNERLKGVSRVRSLEILLEIGGIELDDEKKEQLAAQKNENYVSYIRKMKPDEILPGVEDFLKKLKENGILIALGSASKNTPLILKQIGLTNMFDAIIDGNSVSKAKPDPEVFLKGAEALNVEPGDCVVFEDAQAGIEAARNAGMHVIGVGHPDNLKNADFVIPGFEKMTIEKLKFD; encoded by the coding sequence ATGACACAGATAAAAGCTTGTTTGTTCGATCTGGACGGGGTAGTAGTCGATACAGCTAAGTATCATTTCATTGCGTGGAGAGAATTGGCGCAGGAACTGGGGTTCGATTTTACCGAAGCCGACAATGAGCGGCTGAAAGGAGTGAGCCGGGTGCGTTCGCTGGAAATTCTGCTGGAAATTGGCGGTATTGAGTTGGATGATGAGAAAAAAGAACAACTCGCAGCCCAAAAAAATGAAAACTATGTCAGTTATATCCGGAAAATGAAACCGGATGAAATCCTTCCCGGTGTCGAAGATTTCCTGAAAAAATTAAAAGAGAACGGAATACTGATAGCACTGGGATCGGCCAGTAAAAACACACCGTTAATCCTGAAACAAATCGGTTTAACAAACATGTTCGATGCCATTATCGATGGGAACAGCGTATCGAAAGCGAAACCGGATCCGGAAGTATTTCTGAAGGGTGCAGAGGCGCTTAACGTAGAGCCAGGTGATTGTGTGGTTTTCGAAGATGCACAGGCCGGAATCGAAGCAGCCCGCAATGCAGGAATGCATGTAATTGGTGTTGGACATCCCGACAACCTGAAGAATGCGGATTTTGTCATTCCGGGTTTTGAAAAGATGACCATCGAAAAATTGAAATTCGATTAA